Proteins from a genomic interval of Synergistota bacterium:
- the whiA gene encoding DNA-binding protein WhiA, with amino-acid sequence MSLYTSLREEILEKIALSEEAIKAEISGFLSAKAEPSFKIKLDSPSETRKLCKYLDIIGEKYSLKAKYKNGYEILLRKFPEFAKDPLAYLNDSLWGDFMRGLFWGCGSMVKPWKGYHLEIGIPQRDLALYIERFLREKGLSVSLRIRNNRYYIMFRNMSSVGSVLKTIGAERFLKKLEDVRTVKRIREKANREANCDAANAERIASASLKDRILIDQLGDRINKLPAKLREIAELRIKHPSLSLKEIGALMDPPLSKMSVYRALRKIRKILEIRKEGENFVFWKIENKQL; translated from the coding sequence ATGTCTCTTTATACCTCATTAAGAGAAGAAATATTAGAAAAAATTGCTTTAAGCGAGGAAGCTATAAAAGCAGAAATAAGTGGTTTCCTATCAGCAAAAGCGGAGCCCTCTTTTAAGATAAAACTTGATTCACCATCTGAAACGAGAAAACTTTGTAAATACCTTGATATTATAGGGGAGAAGTATTCTTTGAAAGCCAAATATAAAAATGGATATGAAATACTTCTCAGAAAATTTCCAGAATTTGCAAAAGATCCTCTTGCATATTTAAATGATAGTCTTTGGGGAGATTTTATGAGGGGACTTTTTTGGGGATGTGGAAGCATGGTTAAACCCTGGAAAGGCTATCATCTTGAAATAGGTATACCTCAAAGAGATCTTGCTCTTTATATTGAAAGGTTTTTGAGAGAAAAAGGATTAAGTGTTAGTCTTAGAATTAGGAATAATAGGTACTACATAATGTTTAGAAATATGTCGAGTGTAGGCTCTGTTCTTAAAACTATAGGCGCTGAAAGGTTTTTAAAAAAGCTTGAGGACGTACGTACTGTTAAAAGGATACGAGAGAAAGCCAACAGAGAAGCCAACTGCGATGCTGCTAATGCAGAAAGAATTGCTTCCGCTTCTCTTAAAGATAGGATTCTTATAGATCAATTGGGAGATAGAATAAATAAACTTCCCGCCAAATTAAGAGAGATAGCTGAGTTAAGGATAAAGCATCCATCCTTGAGCCTAAAAGAAATTGGTGCATTGATGGATCCCCCATTATCTAAAATGAGCGTATACAGAGCCTTAAGAAAAATAAGAAAAATTTTAGAAATCCGAAAGGAGGGAGAAAATTTTGTTTTTTGGAAAATCGAAAATAAACAGCTTTGA
- a CDS encoding YvcK family protein, which yields MKSWFLPGLGLKRWIGILIIGGFLCGLSIGKPDGFYIDVLFILLGIFLVVISFFKLFFSIDLELRKRGLSVDEIYQEIEQRRGPKIVAIGGGTGLSTLLKGLRKYTVNITAVVTVSDEGGSSGRIRKDWGGVAIGDIRNCLLSLAETNNPWVSILKYRFERGELKGHSLGNLVLLALSESEGDFLAGVNKLRKILGIEAEVLPVTLSDVRLKAFFEDGSFIEGETEIPKIGKKITKIEIIPYTASVSPKVLDAIKKADIIVIGPGSLYTSLIPSLLFKDVVEAIRNACAIKFYICNIMTQPGETERFSVIDHLKEIKKYLGEDVIDYVIVNIGSISSRMLEKYKAEGAEPVKVDIPLDNKKPIFVCLDLVCEKDGVIRHDSYKLAEAILKIFRERGV from the coding sequence ATGAAAAGTTGGTTTTTACCTGGCCTTGGGCTCAAAAGATGGATAGGTATCCTAATTATAGGTGGTTTTCTATGCGGTTTGAGCATAGGTAAACCTGATGGTTTTTATATAGATGTTCTATTTATTCTATTAGGTATATTTTTAGTCGTTATCAGCTTCTTTAAGCTATTTTTCTCTATTGACTTAGAGCTCCGAAAAAGGGGGCTTTCTGTAGATGAAATTTATCAAGAGATAGAACAAAGAAGAGGTCCTAAAATAGTTGCTATAGGTGGAGGAACAGGACTCTCTACTCTGTTAAAGGGCCTCAGGAAGTATACAGTTAACATAACAGCAGTGGTTACTGTAAGTGATGAAGGAGGTTCAAGCGGAAGAATAAGGAAAGATTGGGGAGGTGTAGCTATAGGTGATATAAGGAATTGTTTGCTTTCCCTTGCCGAGACAAACAATCCGTGGGTGTCTATACTTAAATATAGGTTTGAGAGGGGGGAACTAAAGGGGCATTCGCTAGGAAATCTTGTCCTTTTAGCACTTTCCGAAAGCGAAGGAGATTTTCTAGCAGGGGTTAATAAATTAAGGAAAATCTTAGGAATAGAAGCTGAAGTTCTTCCAGTTACATTAAGTGATGTAAGGCTTAAAGCTTTTTTCGAAGACGGAAGTTTCATTGAAGGAGAGACAGAAATTCCAAAGATTGGAAAAAAGATAACAAAGATTGAAATAATTCCTTACACAGCATCTGTATCTCCGAAAGTTTTAGATGCTATCAAAAAAGCGGATATAATAGTTATAGGACCGGGGAGTCTTTATACAAGTCTTATTCCTAGTTTACTATTTAAGGACGTTGTTGAAGCAATTAGAAATGCATGTGCTATAAAATTCTATATATGCAATATAATGACCCAGCCAGGAGAAACAGAAAGATTTAGCGTTATTGATCATCTAAAGGAAATAAAGAAATACCTGGGAGAGGATGTTATAGACTATGTAATTGTTAATATAGGTTCTATTTCGTCAAGAATGCTCGAAAAATATAAAGCTGAAGGAGCCGAACCTGTAAAGGTTGATATTCCCTTAGATAATAAAAAACCTATCTTCGTATGCTTAGACTTAGTTTGCGAAAAAGATGGAGTAATAAGACATGATTCTTATAAACTCGCTGAAGCTATTTTAAAAATTTTCAGAGAGAGAGGAGTTTGA
- the rapZ gene encoding RNase adapter RapZ → MQLIVITGFSGAGKSLALRSLEDIGYFCIDNLPPLLIPKLVELSLLSRGLEKIALVIDIRGRDLLPDLKASLSFLRERGIAFKVIFLEASDEVIIRRFEETRRPHPLQNGLISLREAIEEEKTILKPLRDVADLIIDTSNMPPAALKNTIKGIVVKEKLGPFVLLISIYSFGFKYGIPLEADLVFDLRFLPNPYYSEELRNLSGLDKKVQSFILSSEVTQAFLNKLYDLLNFLMPKYFEEGKSYVNIAFGCTGGKHRSVVVAEEVAGYLRREGYPNLKVVHRDINKE, encoded by the coding sequence ATGCAACTTATTGTAATAACTGGTTTTTCAGGAGCTGGAAAATCATTAGCATTAAGGAGTCTGGAAGATATAGGTTATTTCTGTATAGATAATCTTCCACCCCTTTTAATACCAAAGCTTGTGGAACTTTCACTTCTCTCCCGTGGTCTTGAGAAAATAGCCTTAGTTATAGATATAAGGGGAAGGGATTTACTTCCTGATTTAAAAGCAAGCTTATCTTTTCTCAGAGAAAGAGGCATAGCTTTCAAAGTAATATTTCTTGAGGCTAGTGACGAAGTCATTATAAGACGGTTTGAGGAAACTCGAAGGCCTCACCCTTTGCAAAATGGGCTAATAAGCTTAAGAGAAGCGATAGAAGAAGAAAAAACCATACTGAAACCACTAAGAGATGTAGCTGACTTAATTATTGATACCTCAAATATGCCTCCTGCGGCTCTTAAAAATACAATTAAGGGAATAGTGGTTAAAGAAAAACTAGGACCATTTGTATTACTAATATCTATATATTCTTTTGGATTCAAGTATGGAATTCCGCTAGAAGCAGATCTTGTCTTTGACCTAAGGTTTTTACCTAATCCTTATTACTCTGAAGAACTTAGAAACTTAAGTGGTTTAGATAAAAAAGTACAATCTTTCATTCTTTCAAGCGAAGTAACCCAAGCATTCCTTAATAAACTTTATGATTTACTTAATTTCCTAATGCCAAAATATTTTGAGGAAGGAAAAAGCTATGTAAATATAGCGTTTGGTTGTACAGGCGGAAAACATCGTTCAGTTGTTGTTGCAGAAGAAGTAGCAGGATACTTACGTAGGGAAGGGTATCCTAACCTCAAGGTGGTGCATAGAGACATAAATAAAGAATGA
- a CDS encoding Cof-type HAD-IIB family hydrolase — MWKNKIKLIVVDLDGTLLSREGDIEPHVVEEFRRVRNLGIRIVVATGRLTMAARDFAKKIGSDLPIISCNGALIESLNGDIIFTIPLDKKAILEVLRLLHLIPGFSPHFFTPHRMLALRMSEVLKFYMNYVKEEVMVAKNLSEIFKEKLILKILLLAETSKLVDRYLAFFKNYLNGKAYVARSFPTYIEVVNPKANKGVALEKLLERLEYDLSEVMAFGDSENDIEVFKRVGLAIAVSNADPNLKKYAHYITKAPLGDGVVEALRFFLR; from the coding sequence ATGTGGAAAAATAAAATAAAACTTATAGTTGTGGACTTAGATGGTACCCTTCTTTCTAGAGAAGGTGACATAGAACCACATGTTGTAGAGGAATTTAGGAGAGTAAGAAATCTTGGTATAAGAATTGTTGTTGCTACAGGAAGACTGACAATGGCTGCTCGAGATTTTGCAAAAAAGATCGGGAGCGACCTTCCTATTATATCTTGCAACGGAGCACTAATAGAAAGCCTGAACGGAGATATAATTTTTACAATACCTCTTGATAAGAAAGCTATATTAGAAGTGCTAAGGTTATTACATCTTATCCCTGGATTTTCTCCACATTTTTTTACCCCTCACAGAATGCTAGCTCTTAGAATGTCTGAAGTTTTAAAGTTTTATATGAACTATGTAAAAGAAGAAGTTATGGTAGCAAAAAACTTAAGTGAGATTTTCAAAGAAAAACTAATTCTTAAGATATTGCTGCTTGCTGAAACTTCAAAATTAGTAGATAGATATCTAGCATTCTTTAAAAATTATTTGAATGGAAAAGCTTATGTAGCAAGATCTTTCCCAACCTATATAGAAGTAGTTAACCCCAAAGCCAATAAAGGAGTAGCTTTGGAAAAACTTCTTGAAAGACTTGAGTATGATTTAAGTGAAGTTATGGCTTTTGGCGATAGTGAAAACGATATCGAAGTCTTTAAGAGAGTTGGATTGGCTATAGCTGTTTCAAATGCGGACCCCAACCTAAAAAAATATGCTCACTATATCACAAAAGCTCCTCTTGGAGACGGTGTTGTTGAGGCATTAAGGTTTTTCTTGAGGTGA
- a CDS encoding molybdopterin-binding protein — MTSLEKGKVLSLNVSSVSGKKLPTFELGFFKGEKIVIFSINYLKEENLHPADLKGFVEDITIKGDLFPNVGDFLKIGELVVKIRSIGSESIINTRGRYGIVKKYGLWAEVLKEGRVKIGDEVFILERLNVGVIVASDKGSRGERKDVSGKILEEKILEIGGEVTHYAIVPDELETITEKIKEFVEAKCDLILTSGGTGWSKRDVTPEATRRVIEREVPGIPEIMRIEGYKSTPFAALSRAIAGIVGETLIINLPGSPKGVAESLDIIMPLLLHGIRVLKGRDKECGKIK, encoded by the coding sequence GTGACTTCTTTAGAGAAAGGTAAAGTTTTATCTCTCAATGTAAGTTCTGTTTCTGGGAAAAAGCTACCAACTTTCGAGCTTGGATTTTTCAAAGGAGAAAAAATAGTTATTTTTTCTATAAATTATCTAAAAGAAGAAAACTTGCATCCTGCTGACCTCAAGGGTTTCGTTGAAGATATAACAATCAAAGGAGATTTGTTTCCCAACGTAGGTGACTTTCTCAAAATCGGTGAGCTTGTGGTTAAAATTAGATCTATTGGTAGTGAAAGTATTATTAATACCCGAGGACGCTACGGTATTGTTAAAAAGTATGGCTTATGGGCTGAGGTTCTGAAAGAGGGAAGGGTAAAAATAGGAGATGAAGTGTTTATATTAGAGCGCCTTAATGTGGGAGTTATTGTTGCGAGTGACAAGGGTTCAAGAGGGGAAAGAAAAGATGTAAGTGGAAAAATTTTAGAAGAGAAAATACTAGAAATTGGAGGAGAAGTTACTCACTATGCTATAGTTCCAGATGAGCTCGAGACTATAACTGAAAAAATAAAGGAGTTTGTGGAAGCTAAATGTGACCTAATTTTAACAAGTGGGGGAACCGGATGGAGCAAGAGAGATGTAACGCCTGAAGCTACACGTAGAGTGATAGAGAGAGAAGTTCCGGGTATACCAGAGATTATGAGGATAGAAGGTTATAAATCTACACCTTTTGCAGCGTTGTCCAGAGCTATTGCCGGTATAGTTGGAGAAACCCTAATCATTAATTTACCTGGCAGTCCGAAAGGAGTTGCTGAAAGTTTAGATATTATAATGCCTCTTCTTTTACATGGCATTAGAGTATTAAAAGGAAGGGATAAGGAATGTGGAAAAATAAAATAA
- the moaC gene encoding cyclic pyranopterin monophosphate synthase MoaC, whose translation MIDVSDKDLTEREAVACGKIVLGEKVYTSLLEGNLPKGDPREAARIAGIIGAKKAHELIPLCHPIILDHISIDFELLPEEFSIEIIAKVKARERTGVEMEALTAVTLAALTIYDMCKSLDKGIVIKDVHLVSKRGGKSGDFFRER comes from the coding sequence ATGATAGATGTTTCTGATAAAGATCTTACAGAAAGAGAAGCTGTAGCTTGTGGAAAAATTGTTTTGGGAGAAAAGGTCTATACCTCTTTATTAGAAGGAAATTTACCTAAAGGAGATCCCAGAGAAGCTGCCCGCATAGCTGGAATAATAGGAGCCAAAAAAGCGCACGAACTTATACCTTTATGTCACCCTATAATTTTGGATCATATTTCCATTGATTTTGAGCTTCTTCCAGAAGAATTTTCTATAGAAATAATAGCAAAGGTAAAAGCTAGGGAAAGAACTGGTGTTGAAATGGAGGCTTTAACAGCTGTGACTTTAGCTGCTTTAACCATTTATGATATGTGTAAAAGTTTAGATAAGGGAATAGTTATAAAGGATGTACATCTTGTAAGCAAAAGAGGAGGAAAAAGCGGTGACTTCTTTAGAGAAAGGTAA
- the moaA gene encoding GTP 3',8-cyclase MoaA — protein sequence MGKIDLVDSFGRTISYLRISVTDRCNLRCRYCMPSSGVELIPNSEILRYEELLKIINCFVLLGLRRVRFTGGEPLVREDFVPFLKKVKETFPSVRVSLTTNGILLKNFCKDLLNVNLDSLNVSLDTLDPSKYQYITRFGDIRDVWSGIEIFLENSFKVKLNVVTIRGFNDDEIMEFVNITKHTNLVVRFIEFMPVSSSIWKKENFISIDEIKEIIEKKYSLEKFDFESGSGPAKYFKLPWGGVIGFIGSISHHFCGSCNRIRLTADGRIKTCLFGGPEVDLKKAIREGSDEENILLLIKRAIELKPRGWFDLKDRKLGPMSKIGG from the coding sequence ATGGGCAAGATAGATTTGGTCGACAGCTTTGGTAGAACTATAAGTTACCTTAGAATTTCTGTAACAGACAGGTGTAATCTAAGATGTAGATACTGTATGCCTTCTAGTGGGGTTGAATTAATTCCTAATTCAGAAATATTAAGATATGAGGAGTTATTAAAAATTATTAATTGTTTCGTCCTGCTTGGCCTTAGAAGGGTGAGATTCACAGGAGGAGAACCTTTAGTAAGAGAAGATTTTGTACCTTTCCTTAAAAAAGTGAAAGAAACGTTTCCATCAGTTAGAGTCTCTTTAACTACCAACGGTATTCTCCTTAAAAACTTCTGTAAAGACCTTTTAAATGTAAACTTAGATTCTTTGAACGTTAGTTTGGACACTCTTGACCCTAGTAAGTATCAGTATATTACGCGCTTTGGAGACATAAGAGATGTTTGGAGTGGTATAGAGATCTTTCTTGAAAACAGCTTTAAAGTGAAACTTAACGTGGTAACTATAAGAGGCTTTAATGATGATGAAATTATGGAATTTGTAAACATAACAAAACATACTAATCTTGTGGTTAGATTTATTGAGTTTATGCCAGTAAGCAGTTCTATTTGGAAGAAAGAGAACTTTATCTCCATAGATGAGATAAAAGAAATTATAGAAAAAAAATATTCCCTTGAGAAATTTGATTTTGAGAGTGGGTCTGGACCAGCTAAGTATTTTAAATTACCTTGGGGAGGAGTAATAGGTTTTATCGGTTCTATCAGCCATCATTTTTGTGGAAGCTGTAATAGAATAAGATTAACAGCCGATGGAAGAATTAAAACATGTTTGTTTGGAGGACCTGAAGTCGATCTTAAAAAAGCAATAAGAGAGGGATCTGATGAGGAAAACATTCTTTTACTAATAAAAAGGGCGATCGAACTTAAACCAAGAGGATGGTTTGATTTGAAAGACAGAAAATTAGGTCCAATGTCAAAAATAGGAGGGTGA